A window of the Hordeum vulgare subsp. vulgare chromosome 5H, MorexV3_pseudomolecules_assembly, whole genome shotgun sequence genome harbors these coding sequences:
- the LOC123398793 gene encoding non-specific lipid transfer protein GPI-anchored 5-like produces the protein MAARARAVAAMSSSSSVLLAVAVAALLVASASAQSGCTAALVGLYPCMNYISGSDTAPTKSCCSQLASVVQSQPQCLCTALGGDSSSLGGVTINKTRALELPDACNVQTPPASKCNGAGAASANTPTTPAGQTPAGLGSKTTPSTYLQGSGGSSLHGPAGLVFALAVAAVYTMSTM, from the exons ATGGCGGCGAGAGCGAGAGCGGTGGCTGCCATGTCCAGCAGCAGTAGCGTCCTCCTGGCCGTGGCGGTGGCGGCGCTGCTGGTGGCGTCGGCGTCGGCGCAGTCCGGGTGCACGGCTGCGCTGGTCGGCCTGTACCCGTGCATGAACTACATCAGCGGCAGCGACACGGCGCCGACCAAGTCCTGCTGCTCGCAGCTCGCCTCCGTCGTGCAGTCCCAGCCGCAGTGCCTCTGCACCGCTCTCGGCGGTGACTCCTCGTCGCTCGGCGGCGTCACCATCAACAAGACCCGCGCGCTCGAGCTGCCCGACGCCTGCAACGTGCAGACCCCGCCGGCGAGCAAGTGCAACGGTG CTGGTGCCGCCAGTGCCAACACGCCGACCACCCCGGCAGGGCAGACACCGGCCGGCTTGGGATCGAAGACGACGCCATCGACGTACCTGCAGGGGAGCGGCGGCTCGTCGCTCCATGGCCCGGCGGGACTGGTGTTCGCGCTCGCGGTCGCCGCGGTCTACACCATGTCGACCATGTGA